Proteins encoded within one genomic window of Legionella sp. PC997:
- a CDS encoding MASE3 domain-containing protein: MLIDKGHYSAYIAERSPSWRVFFPPVFLSLICILIEYKTSFLVFHVLTEFVSVCIALTAMTVAATTNQFTKNQFVVFISLAAGWCASIDIAHILAYQGMNLLPQGGGNLSTQLWVSARILQALSFLCAIYFLRHTLKIWVVNLFFFFITLAILSSIFSGYFPTTYINNYGVTWFKLYCEWGVILILCMTLILLWYEKAMLSKELLFYMSLSLISMIGSDLSLSSYKNVFGIENIVGHVLRIFSYWFIYIALVVQTLRHPFAMMARAATTYDNIPDPTFIVQSEGTISQANSAAGELTHKKPEELVGLSSHSLFHNKSIEPEQCPVCSQLSAQKRQFTVEIETKKDEWVECSMCSINSDFFPNSWVQIVRNISLRKALEKEHTKLTYNLGERIKEIRCLYTIANLIALRDLNIDELFTQIVNVLPDAFQFPKYMVATIKSDWGEFSSDSKAQKLPYQLEKEFQTGNQSTVKINIAYRSQPLISKTLFFLPEESTLLDSVATLLQNALTRFQSEQKATEAEKRFKESEEHFRAFIEQAHVGVYIRSKKRFLYVNPRFCELVGRKEEELLSLGLLDLIEDESIKKLALKYWRRLDRGESSIAYNLPLKRKSDGAYLVLRIDTTVISWKGHFEFLSIVDDVTEIQHAKVQIERYVTELESAIKGTFLAVSKMVELRDPYTAGHERQVGLIAKAIGEELGWSSERCSSLELMGLVHDIGKISIPAEILSKPTRLTGAEMELMKVHPQAGYDILKDVPFKEPVAEVILQHHERLDGSGYPRGLKGSEILPETLVISVADVLEAMTSHRPYRPALGIEAAIAEIKRGRGVLYDTEVVNAALKLIQENKLPLHP; this comes from the coding sequence TATTGCATTGACCGCAATGACAGTAGCGGCGACCACGAATCAATTCACTAAAAATCAGTTTGTGGTTTTTATTTCTTTAGCAGCAGGTTGGTGTGCCAGTATCGACATTGCTCATATTTTAGCTTATCAAGGAATGAACTTATTACCGCAGGGCGGTGGTAATTTAAGTACTCAACTTTGGGTTTCTGCGCGCATCCTCCAAGCTTTATCTTTTCTGTGTGCTATTTATTTCCTTAGGCATACTCTGAAAATTTGGGTAGTGAATCTTTTTTTCTTTTTTATAACGCTGGCAATTTTATCTTCCATCTTCTCGGGTTATTTTCCCACGACCTATATCAATAATTATGGAGTGACTTGGTTCAAACTCTATTGCGAATGGGGCGTTATCCTCATTCTCTGCATGACCCTTATCTTGCTGTGGTATGAGAAGGCAATGCTTTCAAAAGAGTTGTTGTTTTATATGAGCTTAAGCCTTATTTCGATGATTGGTTCCGATTTATCTTTATCGAGTTATAAAAATGTGTTTGGTATAGAGAATATAGTGGGTCATGTGTTAAGAATATTCTCATATTGGTTTATCTATATTGCGTTGGTTGTACAAACGTTACGTCATCCTTTTGCAATGATGGCACGAGCTGCAACGACTTACGATAACATTCCCGATCCTACGTTTATTGTTCAGTCTGAAGGTACAATCAGCCAAGCGAACAGTGCTGCTGGAGAACTCACTCATAAAAAACCGGAAGAATTAGTGGGCTTATCTTCCCATAGCCTTTTTCATAATAAATCTATAGAACCAGAGCAATGTCCAGTGTGCTCTCAGCTGTCTGCTCAAAAACGTCAGTTTACTGTTGAAATTGAGACTAAAAAGGATGAATGGGTAGAATGTAGTATGTGCTCGATTAATTCTGATTTTTTTCCTAATTCTTGGGTACAAATCGTAAGAAATATTTCTTTGCGTAAGGCTCTTGAAAAAGAACACACTAAATTAACTTATAACTTGGGTGAACGGATTAAAGAAATTCGTTGTCTTTATACCATTGCCAATTTGATAGCACTTAGAGACTTGAATATTGATGAATTATTTACTCAAATTGTCAATGTACTGCCTGATGCGTTTCAATTTCCAAAGTATATGGTTGCCACAATAAAAAGTGACTGGGGCGAGTTTAGTTCAGACTCAAAAGCGCAAAAACTACCTTATCAATTGGAAAAAGAGTTTCAAACTGGGAATCAGTCTACAGTAAAAATAAATATAGCGTATCGATCGCAACCGCTAATATCTAAAACTCTTTTTTTTCTACCGGAGGAATCAACGCTTTTAGATTCGGTAGCAACGTTATTGCAGAACGCACTTACACGATTTCAATCGGAACAAAAAGCGACAGAAGCCGAAAAACGATTTAAAGAAAGCGAAGAACACTTCCGGGCATTTATTGAACAAGCCCATGTGGGAGTATATATACGTAGTAAAAAACGATTCCTGTATGTAAATCCACGCTTTTGTGAACTGGTTGGTCGCAAAGAAGAAGAGTTATTATCCCTGGGGTTGCTGGATTTAATAGAGGATGAAAGCATTAAAAAATTAGCTCTCAAGTATTGGCGTCGATTAGATCGCGGCGAATCCAGTATTGCCTACAACCTCCCTTTAAAAAGAAAAAGTGATGGCGCCTACTTAGTTTTAAGGATTGATACGACAGTTATTTCCTGGAAGGGACATTTCGAATTTCTTTCCATAGTAGATGATGTTACCGAAATTCAACATGCAAAAGTGCAAATCGAACGATACGTAACTGAGTTAGAATCTGCAATAAAAGGGACGTTTCTTGCGGTTTCCAAGATGGTCGAACTTCGTGATCCCTATACAGCAGGTCATGAACGTCAAGTTGGATTAATTGCCAAAGCCATAGGGGAGGAATTGGGATGGTCATCTGAACGGTGCTCCTCGCTGGAGCTTATGGGATTGGTACATGATATAGGTAAAATTTCAATACCCGCAGAAATTCTTTCCAAACCCACCAGGCTTACTGGGGCAGAGATGGAACTCATGAAGGTGCATCCCCAAGCGGGTTATGATATTTTAAAAGATGTTCCGTTTAAAGAACCGGTTGCTGAGGTGATCTTACAACATCACGAACGACTTGATGGTAGCGGTTATCCTCGAGGATTAAAAGGGTCAGAAATTTTGCCCGAAACCTTAGTGATTTCTGTAGCAGATGTCTTGGAAGCGATGACCTCGCATAGACCCTACAGACCTGCATTAGGCATAGAAGCTGCAATAGCAGAAATTAAACGGGGCAGGGGTGTTCTTTATGATACAGAGGTGGTCAATGCGGCCTTAAAGTTAATTCAAGAAAATAAACTCCCGCTACACCCATAA
- a CDS encoding MFS transporter, protein MFRKTAPCFFAVVIDALGFGLVYPVMTALFTADHSPVLSADASIAVKHFYLGLSYMLYPLCMFFGTSFMGDLSDVWGRKKVLLLCMLGITISFLLMGMGVAFSCLSLLLIGRALSGLMAGSQPIAQASIADLSTPETKALNMSLISMSFSFGSVLGPLLGGVMSDQQLLPWFTFTTPFLMAALLAFIAWIWIKLGYQDTVLVLSQKKISIFRPIHIFIEAFQHQSVRILALVFLLMQMGFSLYFQFIIVHMKMVYHYTNWQLGAVQGMIGLGFAIGILIGMPLCVKRYKVHHIALWTLVLTGLGQLLVYVMPNSLLQWPLAVAIATFDIMAFACLLTLFSNAVDAQSQGWVMGISGAVMAFAWMITGFGSNLLSILSSAGLIALGGVLLLVSALLLLKNRTV, encoded by the coding sequence ATGTTTCGAAAAACTGCTCCTTGCTTTTTCGCAGTGGTTATTGATGCTCTAGGTTTTGGTCTTGTTTATCCAGTAATGACCGCACTCTTCACCGCGGATCATAGTCCCGTTTTAAGTGCCGATGCCAGTATAGCTGTGAAACATTTTTATTTGGGATTAAGTTATATGCTCTATCCTTTATGCATGTTTTTTGGCACTTCGTTTATGGGCGATTTATCTGATGTTTGGGGGCGGAAAAAAGTATTGCTATTATGCATGCTCGGAATAACCATCAGTTTTTTGTTAATGGGAATGGGGGTCGCCTTTTCTTGTTTAAGTTTATTACTCATTGGGCGGGCACTTTCAGGTTTGATGGCCGGTAGCCAACCCATAGCCCAAGCCTCCATTGCTGATTTGAGTACCCCTGAAACCAAGGCGTTAAACATGAGTTTAATTTCCATGAGTTTTAGTTTTGGTTCCGTTCTTGGCCCGTTGCTTGGGGGTGTCATGTCCGATCAACAATTGCTGCCTTGGTTTACATTTACTACCCCGTTTTTGATGGCCGCATTGCTTGCCTTCATTGCTTGGATTTGGATAAAACTTGGATACCAAGATACTGTTTTAGTTTTGTCTCAGAAGAAAATTTCCATTTTCCGTCCAATACATATTTTTATTGAGGCATTTCAACATCAATCGGTTCGTATTCTTGCCTTAGTGTTTCTATTGATGCAAATGGGATTTAGTCTTTATTTTCAATTCATTATTGTACACATGAAGATGGTTTATCATTATACCAATTGGCAGTTAGGAGCAGTGCAGGGGATGATTGGTTTAGGCTTTGCTATAGGTATTTTAATTGGTATGCCTTTATGTGTGAAGCGATATAAAGTCCATCACATTGCTTTGTGGACGCTTGTTCTCACCGGTTTAGGTCAGCTTCTGGTTTATGTTATGCCTAATTCATTATTGCAATGGCCTTTGGCCGTGGCGATTGCAACGTTTGATATTATGGCATTTGCTTGTCTACTAACTTTATTTTCCAATGCCGTGGATGCACAATCGCAAGGATGGGTAATGGGAATATCGGGTGCAGTGATGGCATTTGCTTGGATGATAACGGGGTTTGGTTCCAATTTATTATCCATTCTGTCCAGTGCGGGTTTGATTGCTTTAGGTGGGGTTTTACTGCTTGTCTCAGCGTTACTTTTACTAAAAAATAGAACCGTGTAG
- a CDS encoding 6,7-dimethyl-8-ribityllumazine synthase, whose amino-acid sequence MYKPNILIVWSNYYKDLAEKQLDVCLNKLKQYDYNYQVETVEAGTYEIPTVIQHYHRVNPFDGYLPLSLLLKGKTDHYEFIWEHVKECFIQFALDGLTLGNGIISAPSMDILSERVENGERVQEAINAVDYLIRFKNKKNNKVAYV is encoded by the coding sequence ATGTACAAACCTAATATATTAATAGTCTGGTCTAATTATTATAAAGATTTAGCGGAAAAACAATTAGACGTTTGCTTAAATAAATTAAAGCAATATGACTACAATTATCAGGTTGAAACGGTCGAAGCCGGAACCTATGAAATCCCAACCGTGATCCAACATTACCACCGTGTTAACCCCTTTGATGGTTATTTGCCATTGAGTTTGTTACTTAAAGGTAAAACCGATCATTATGAGTTTATTTGGGAACATGTTAAAGAATGTTTTATTCAATTTGCTTTAGATGGATTAACTCTAGGTAATGGAATTATTTCTGCTCCAAGTATGGATATTTTGAGCGAACGTGTTGAAAACGGAGAACGAGTGCAAGAAGCAATTAATGCAGTGGATTATTTAATCCGTTTTAAAAATAAAAAAAATAATAAAGTGGCTTATGTCTAA
- a CDS encoding 6,7-dimethyl-8-ribityllumazine synthase yields the protein MSKILIISSGIHKDLASEQLELCTTLVKNAGYAYQVELLQAGTYEIPFVINTYHQKNPFDGYIALGLILKANLDHYNNIMSHIRYCFTQFALNDIIVGNGIITGASIEELSENIRSANPCHSAYPSAVNAVDCLIKLKNKIA from the coding sequence ATGTCTAAAATTCTCATTATTTCTTCTGGTATCCATAAAGATTTAGCATCGGAACAACTGGAGCTTTGTACTACTCTTGTGAAAAATGCAGGGTACGCTTATCAAGTGGAGTTATTACAAGCCGGTACTTATGAAATTCCGTTTGTGATTAATACGTATCACCAAAAAAATCCTTTTGATGGGTACATTGCATTAGGCTTAATTCTTAAAGCCAATCTGGATCACTATAATAATATTATGTCCCATATTCGCTACTGTTTCACGCAATTCGCTCTAAACGATATTATAGTGGGTAATGGAATTATTACTGGCGCTAGCATTGAAGAATTAAGTGAAAACATTCGCAGTGCAAACCCTTGTCATTCAGCATATCCGTCTGCGGTTAATGCGGTGGACTGTCTCATTAAACTAAAAAACAAAATAGCATAG
- a CDS encoding cation-transporting P-type ATPase, with translation MQTKIPSSKKVSKKNPTDSRALPLQLIQHAEPDRTYYIRSTVTELSNFFSLRVKELYNTLAWTFSLDSMDWSTFKKYMWPAISSGAALLLGDYLTPYLSEYLMGNPEYDFIIKFLYGATILGYCALNRITDKKLDSGAALSIAVANEITAIVYMYSSVFKGTTFLLNEQISDEYSLIAGLGASALVVPSGISYLTQKAQELLVRFQYNRGAQRSDTAVISSGLTPLSNLYFQINHFIASELMISSRAFQLGLISHNIRYADRIVQKFRNLPALLADLTPSTIKKMRLQQEKLDHDYEYNHKLHRVLRFTASGSKFVEIPRYQLRTGDLVLCDERINLDCVPISGELIALQRNLEGDFTKTLERKKFSVNLKAQNGEDVWIEHHTKPDLSSNYNKIDLYAVRDGKQAGVLVGDKLNTYNQDNIFIQIKPEKELLLNSNYEKKAYINEIIAKRKQRNVLYSILGSIIMAAFLQRDITQMPAETLRLMFTLFQTMIPFSEAFLRETVNSRLMKKLNSNLGDQPFETIDALRIVDLCNALGGYYREQFANGVAIISDKTGTLTTTRMDVLGLWTPDMSSEVQQLLKEKKDEMLLPETAQWVKSFEVFCYAFTNNKKELEPEEHAILELFKTLLADPHCLEVTTLGNNHFRKMITTMEKKKEIETFHLGLYRTFGGRLTLVQDGEHFALVFCGVPKADAFQKTSLLQDYNKMQSRTAVLSRDWCIAQTKLNEHDFTILKKLFDRDDKKAIERFLLEHPDLLKNLEYHGTFIVDNPVKKGADQFIAQCREISVPVFVATGDTTKAAVNIAKVLCPEHAKRIITIRAAHIEEENLNLLSEEVCSPDSTVIFAGINEAILARFKTLMTRDKEKRPVIIFAEMSTESKGILARYLKDHHYFVVANGDGTNDLMMMKNSDVVIAHHSDDGTFAPGVDALSNISEEQLRRLFGSEKTFYELFDINLPKSLFIQQFAPLANSQEKPSMALALKSGKMTFDLAKAVGANVTEMPQQHWYSVAFDLLWLWIAFYEINQSADLPMDNRNINASSLITNTIGIALIIAVLESLTNYTLFNESTNLTSMLIMLSLLPLVLKSVFSGFRMVQENLYPEPKIVEVNEEKEPVSNRSLSSYFGSFFSRKPTKQLENVPKVPELK, from the coding sequence ATGCAAACAAAAATACCCTCCTCAAAAAAAGTTTCAAAAAAGAATCCTACAGACAGCAGAGCCTTACCACTTCAATTAATACAACACGCCGAACCCGATCGGACGTATTACATAAGAAGCACGGTAACAGAACTCAGCAATTTTTTTTCGTTACGAGTTAAAGAGCTCTACAATACTCTGGCATGGACTTTCTCTTTAGACTCTATGGATTGGAGTACTTTTAAAAAATACATGTGGCCAGCAATTTCTTCAGGCGCCGCATTACTTCTTGGCGATTATCTAACCCCATATCTTAGTGAATACCTCATGGGAAACCCGGAATATGATTTTATTATCAAATTTCTTTATGGGGCGACCATCTTAGGGTATTGCGCGTTAAACCGAATTACGGATAAGAAACTTGATTCTGGAGCAGCACTTTCTATTGCAGTAGCTAATGAAATTACCGCAATCGTTTATATGTATAGTTCCGTTTTTAAAGGAACTACCTTTTTACTCAATGAACAAATTTCTGATGAATATTCATTAATTGCCGGATTGGGAGCCAGTGCATTAGTTGTTCCAAGTGGCATTTCTTATCTTACTCAAAAAGCACAAGAGTTGTTGGTCCGCTTCCAGTATAATCGCGGGGCCCAGCGATCGGACACAGCGGTTATTTCCAGTGGCCTGACTCCCTTATCTAATCTCTATTTTCAAATAAATCATTTTATCGCCAGCGAGTTGATGATCAGTTCACGCGCTTTCCAATTGGGTTTAATTTCTCACAATATTCGATACGCCGACAGAATTGTGCAAAAATTTCGTAACTTACCCGCATTATTAGCCGATTTGACCCCATCAACCATAAAAAAAATGCGTTTACAGCAAGAAAAACTGGATCATGATTACGAATACAATCATAAATTACATCGGGTTTTAAGATTTACCGCGAGCGGTTCAAAATTTGTTGAAATTCCCAGATATCAGCTTCGAACAGGAGATTTGGTGCTTTGTGATGAACGTATCAATTTGGATTGTGTTCCGATATCTGGGGAGTTGATAGCCCTGCAACGAAATTTGGAAGGTGATTTTACAAAAACATTGGAACGAAAAAAATTTAGCGTCAATCTTAAAGCTCAAAATGGAGAGGATGTTTGGATTGAGCATCATACAAAACCTGATCTTTCATCAAATTACAACAAAATAGACTTATATGCGGTAAGGGATGGCAAACAAGCCGGAGTGCTTGTAGGTGATAAATTAAATACCTACAATCAGGACAATATTTTTATTCAAATCAAACCTGAGAAAGAGTTGTTGTTGAATAGCAATTATGAAAAAAAAGCCTACATAAATGAAATTATCGCAAAGCGCAAACAACGAAATGTCTTATATTCTATTCTAGGCTCTATAATTATGGCGGCGTTCTTGCAAAGAGACATTACCCAGATGCCTGCGGAAACACTCCGGCTCATGTTCACACTTTTTCAAACCATGATTCCCTTTTCTGAAGCCTTTTTACGCGAAACAGTGAATAGTCGCTTGATGAAAAAACTAAATAGTAATTTAGGAGATCAACCTTTTGAAACTATTGATGCGTTACGAATTGTGGATCTATGTAATGCCCTTGGGGGATACTATCGTGAGCAGTTTGCCAATGGTGTCGCTATTATTTCAGATAAAACGGGAACTTTGACTACCACACGAATGGATGTGCTTGGCTTATGGACTCCCGACATGTCCTCCGAAGTTCAGCAACTTCTCAAGGAAAAAAAAGACGAGATGCTTCTACCTGAAACGGCACAATGGGTTAAATCATTTGAAGTATTTTGTTATGCCTTTACCAATAATAAAAAAGAATTAGAACCCGAAGAACACGCAATTTTAGAATTATTCAAAACCTTATTGGCGGATCCACACTGTTTGGAAGTAACGACTCTTGGTAATAACCATTTTAGAAAGATGATTACTACCATGGAGAAGAAAAAAGAGATTGAGACGTTTCATTTGGGTTTATATCGTACGTTCGGAGGGCGCCTAACACTTGTCCAGGATGGGGAACATTTTGCTCTGGTCTTTTGCGGCGTACCTAAAGCCGATGCGTTTCAAAAAACATCACTGCTGCAAGACTATAATAAGATGCAAAGTCGCACTGCGGTCTTATCGCGTGATTGGTGTATTGCACAAACCAAACTGAATGAACACGACTTTACAATTTTAAAGAAATTATTTGATAGAGATGATAAAAAAGCGATAGAGCGCTTCCTTCTAGAACATCCAGACTTACTTAAAAATTTGGAATACCATGGTACATTTATTGTTGATAATCCTGTAAAAAAAGGTGCAGATCAATTTATTGCTCAATGTAGGGAAATATCGGTTCCGGTATTTGTAGCAACGGGTGATACCACGAAAGCGGCAGTAAATATTGCCAAAGTATTATGTCCAGAACATGCAAAAAGGATTATCACTATTCGAGCAGCCCATATTGAAGAAGAAAACCTTAACCTTTTAAGCGAAGAAGTGTGTTCCCCTGATTCCACTGTTATTTTTGCGGGGATTAATGAAGCCATATTAGCCCGTTTTAAAACATTAATGACTCGCGATAAAGAAAAACGGCCTGTAATTATTTTTGCAGAAATGAGTACTGAGAGCAAAGGTATCCTCGCAAGGTATCTCAAAGACCATCATTATTTTGTGGTCGCAAATGGGGATGGGACTAATGATCTAATGATGATGAAAAATTCAGACGTGGTCATTGCCCATCATTCAGATGATGGTACTTTTGCCCCTGGGGTTGATGCCTTATCGAATATCAGTGAAGAACAACTAAGAAGATTATTTGGTTCTGAGAAAACCTTTTACGAACTTTTTGATATTAATCTTCCCAAGAGCTTATTTATCCAGCAATTCGCTCCTTTAGCCAATTCACAAGAAAAACCCAGCATGGCTTTAGCACTTAAAAGTGGGAAGATGACTTTTGATTTAGCTAAAGCAGTAGGAGCCAATGTCACCGAAATGCCCCAGCAGCATTGGTATAGTGTCGCTTTTGATTTGTTGTGGCTATGGATTGCGTTTTATGAAATTAATCAAAGTGCCGACTTACCTATGGATAATCGCAATATCAATGCGTCTTCCTTGATTACCAATACGATAGGAATTGCTTTAATTATTGCGGTCTTGGAATCCCTAACCAATTATACTTTATTTAACGAATCCACCAATTTAACCAGCATGTTAATTATGTTGAGCTTATTACCTCTAGTCCTCAAGAGCGTTTTTTCCGGTTTTAGAATGGTGCAGGAAAACTTGTATCCAGAACCTAAAATCGTCGAAGTTAATGAGGAAAAAGAACCGGTTTCTAATCGCTCTCTCTCCAGTTATTTTGGCTCTTTTTTTTCGCGCAAACCCACAAAACAATTGGAAAATGTACCGAAGGTACCCGAGTTGAAGTAG
- a CDS encoding magnesium transporter CorA family protein produces MNTFDTIAIEFDLTDHSVKQVALDELSINTHEINKIYWVHSNLNQEDAFNQVVEKLRLPNEVIQLCSEENILANLIDNDSALTLQIKCLSSLELSDKNEINLDTLVIHLTENYCFTASHEPLPVLFEFFNNCSKSVHYAKTPGFILFLFLEGIINDYAKVLLHYEEIAEQFDALLQTTPENIYKNVAEVKHQTLQIKRYMIAIREILMRITSRNILVISQKCRSSLSNLSNHCHLIINEVDSIREILNSLLGQIDNELMQKMSETMAILAAFAAIFLPLNLITGIYGMNFVWIPELHWQYGYFGALGLIFICALFLYLLFKKKKWL; encoded by the coding sequence ATGAATACTTTTGATACCATAGCAATCGAATTTGATCTAACCGACCACAGCGTTAAACAAGTTGCCCTTGATGAATTAAGTATTAATACTCACGAAATTAATAAAATTTATTGGGTCCATAGTAACTTAAATCAAGAGGATGCTTTTAATCAAGTAGTCGAAAAACTAAGATTACCCAATGAGGTCATTCAGTTATGCTCTGAGGAAAATATTTTAGCCAATCTTATTGATAATGATAGTGCGCTAACATTGCAAATTAAATGTTTATCCTCGCTGGAGTTAAGTGATAAGAATGAAATTAATTTGGATACTTTAGTCATTCATCTTACTGAAAATTATTGTTTTACCGCGTCGCATGAGCCTCTGCCCGTATTATTTGAATTCTTCAATAATTGCTCAAAATCAGTTCATTATGCTAAAACACCTGGTTTTATATTATTTTTATTTCTGGAGGGGATTATTAATGATTATGCTAAGGTTCTTTTGCATTATGAAGAAATAGCAGAGCAATTCGATGCTTTATTGCAAACCACTCCGGAGAATATTTATAAAAATGTCGCAGAGGTAAAACATCAAACTCTCCAGATCAAACGTTATATGATTGCAATAAGAGAAATTTTAATGCGAATTACCAGTCGAAATATTCTAGTCATTTCTCAAAAATGCCGTTCTTCCTTATCTAATTTATCGAATCATTGTCACCTGATCATCAACGAGGTAGATTCTATTCGTGAGATATTAAATAGCTTATTAGGGCAAATCGATAATGAGCTGATGCAAAAAATGAGTGAAACTATGGCCATACTCGCAGCATTTGCAGCTATTTTTTTGCCGTTAAATTTAATTACTGGAATTTATGGAATGAATTTTGTCTGGATTCCCGAATTACATTGGCAATACGGATATTTTGGGGCGCTGGGTTTAATATTTATCTGTGCATTATTCTTGTATCTTTTGTTCAAAAAGAAGAAATGGCTGTAA
- the lldD gene encoding FMN-dependent L-lactate dehydrogenase LldD: MIISSITDYREAARRKLPRFLFDYIEGGAFTEQTLKANTEDLAKILLRQRVLKNVGHPHFETELLGQKLAMPIILSPIGLTGMYARRGEVQVAKAAAQRGVPFVLSTVSLCSLEEVSSQSTQPIWFQLYILKDRGFMQNVLERAQACGVTNLIFTVDMSTPSARYRDLHSGMAGPFAHERRLLQAMLKPSWAYQVGIRGRPHDLGNISAYLNKKIGLEDYISWLNNNFNPCLSWSDLEWVRNFWSGPLLIKGILDPEDAKDAARFGADGIIVSNHGGRQLDGVSSTVKALPKIADKVHSDLTVLVDSGIRSGLDVIRMLALGAHAVLIGRPTVYALAARGQAGVEHMLDIIHNEMSIAMTLMGVNSCTEINQSHIRIPYE; encoded by the coding sequence ATGATCATTTCATCCATTACTGATTATCGGGAAGCTGCCCGACGAAAATTACCTCGGTTTCTCTTTGATTACATTGAAGGGGGTGCCTTTACGGAACAAACTCTTAAAGCAAATACCGAAGATCTCGCAAAGATATTATTGCGGCAACGAGTTTTAAAGAATGTAGGGCACCCTCATTTTGAAACAGAACTATTAGGGCAAAAATTGGCAATGCCAATCATTTTAAGTCCAATTGGACTTACAGGAATGTATGCTCGACGTGGTGAGGTACAAGTAGCCAAAGCAGCAGCCCAAAGAGGGGTGCCTTTTGTACTCTCAACAGTATCTCTATGCTCTTTGGAAGAAGTGTCCAGCCAAAGCACTCAACCCATTTGGTTTCAACTTTATATCCTAAAAGATCGGGGCTTTATGCAGAACGTTCTTGAACGAGCCCAGGCCTGTGGTGTGACCAATCTCATTTTTACAGTCGATATGTCAACCCCGAGTGCACGGTATCGAGATCTCCACTCTGGAATGGCAGGTCCATTTGCGCACGAACGTCGTTTATTACAAGCCATGTTAAAACCCTCCTGGGCTTATCAAGTTGGCATAAGAGGACGTCCGCACGATTTGGGTAATATCTCAGCCTATTTAAACAAAAAGATTGGTTTAGAAGATTACATCTCCTGGCTAAATAATAATTTTAATCCCTGCCTTAGTTGGTCGGATCTGGAATGGGTACGTAATTTTTGGAGTGGACCTTTACTTATTAAAGGAATACTGGATCCTGAAGATGCAAAAGACGCCGCGAGATTCGGTGCAGATGGCATTATCGTATCCAATCACGGAGGGAGACAACTTGATGGGGTATCATCCACAGTAAAAGCCCTTCCAAAGATTGCAGATAAGGTACACTCTGATCTCACCGTTCTCGTCGATTCAGGAATCCGCTCTGGACTTGATGTTATTCGCATGCTCGCACTAGGTGCTCATGCAGTGCTTATAGGTCGACCAACCGTTTATGCTTTAGCAGCAAGAGGGCAAGCAGGAGTCGAACATATGCTCGATATCATTCATAACGAAATGAGTATTGCCATGACATTGATGGGAGTGAACTCCTGCACAGAGATTAACCAATCTCATATTCGTATACCCTATGAATAA
- a CDS encoding DUF6632 domain-containing protein, with amino-acid sequence MDGKKNYTLLRMALIIFGLVFIFVIYPLTFLWPSGWAWHQSGHNVYLQMILGVYATLGVFLLLAARNPVQHLSLIWFTVWSSVVHGAIMAIQSFYYPQHFAHLYGDVPALFIIAMVLAFLTPRRSALK; translated from the coding sequence ATGGACGGTAAAAAGAACTACACCCTGCTTCGCATGGCCTTGATTATTTTTGGACTAGTTTTTATCTTCGTGATATACCCATTAACTTTTTTATGGCCCTCCGGATGGGCTTGGCACCAATCTGGACATAACGTCTATTTACAAATGATATTAGGTGTCTATGCCACTTTAGGGGTGTTCTTGCTACTGGCAGCAAGAAATCCAGTTCAACATTTAAGTCTGATTTGGTTTACTGTGTGGTCGAGTGTGGTTCATGGGGCTATTATGGCTATTCAGTCATTTTATTACCCACAACATTTTGCTCATTTATATGGGGACGTTCCTGCTTTATTCATTATCGCCATGGTCTTGGCTTTTTTAACACCTCGCCGTAGTGCTCTGAAATAG